A single window of Channa argus isolate prfri chromosome 12, Channa argus male v1.0, whole genome shotgun sequence DNA harbors:
- the LOC137137736 gene encoding V-set and immunoglobulin domain-containing protein 1-like, translating into MTSTKFVLYFFCLFLWKRDQITSLKPFRQDSGFVSVKAGDKLTLHCFYEVDDSAWLFWYKQTLGQKPKLISSFYVYDIRNTFYDEFKNNNRFTLETGNGTNHLTILNLSISDSATYLCANSYTYLLTFAEEITISVRGPDLKIQTLIHQSASETIKPGESVTLNCTIHTGTCDEEHSVYWFKESGESHPGIVYTNDDRNNQCERKPDTQTHMCVYNLQMKNLTRSHAGTYYCAVASCGKILLGNGTNVDIEYEVKSYTSVVYFLSGALTFTSILAVLLTFTLFKIIKRNKSQRTGSQLRFSHPHTTNTEVNQDSDNLQYAALRVNLPNRSKRQKINTESECVYSSVKV; encoded by the exons CCTTTTCGCCAAGACAGTGGTTTTGTATCAGTTAAAGCAGGGGACAAGTTGACTTTACACTGTTTTTATGAAGTTGATGATTCAGCATGGCTTTTTTGGTACAAGCAAACTCTGGGACAGAAACCAAAGCTCATTTCTAGCTTCTATGTGTATGATATAAGAAATACTTTTTATGATGAATTCAAGAACAACAACCGCTTCACACTGGAAACTGGAAATGGTACAAATCACTTGACAATTTTGAATTTGAGCATTTCAGACTCAGCTACGTACTTATGTGCAAATAGCTATACGTACTTGTTGACTTTTGCCGAGGAGATTACTATCAGTGTAAGGGGGCCAGATTTGAAAATCCAAACATTGATCCATCAGTCAGCATCTGAGACCATCAAACCTGGAGAATCTGTGACTCTGAACTGTACAATTCACACTGGGACCTGTGATGAAGAACACAGTGTTTATTGGTTCAAAGAATCTGGAGAATCTCATCCAGGAATCGTTTACACCAATGATGACAGGAACAATCAGTGTGAGAGGAaacctgacacacaaacacatatgtgtgtctacaatttacaaatgaaaaacttGACTCGTTCTCATGCTGGAACCTACTACTGTGCTGTTGCCTCATGTGGAAAAATACTGCTTGGAAATGGGACCAATGTGGACATTGAGT ATGAGGTGAAATCTTACACctctgttgtgtattttttgaGTGGAGCTTTGACATTTACCAGCATCCTGGCTGTGTTACTAACTTTcacattgttcaaaataatcaaaagaaaCAAGTCTCAACGTACAG GGTCTCAATTAAGATTCTCACATCCCCACACAACAAATACTGAG GTCAATCAAGACTCAGACAACCTCCAATATGCTGCTTTAAGAGTCAATCTACCCAACAGATCGAAAAGACAGAAGATTAACACTGAAAGTGAATGTGTGTACTCCAGCGTAAAGGTGTAA